The Arachis ipaensis cultivar K30076 chromosome B07, Araip1.1, whole genome shotgun sequence genomic interval AGGCCTTTCAGCTTGCGGATAACTATAGGGGTGCCTACAGTGACAATTCTGATGTTAAGGGTGGTGTCTGTCCATTTTATTGTGACTTTGATGGCTATCAGGTAAACTTATACTATACACCTCTCAAGACAATGAAATTAAAGGGTTAAATATATGGACAACCATATTGCTAGCTCCAGATACATACTAAGGCCTagtaataaaaatatgaattgccatgttttttaaattaaaagctATATATTCACTATACTAAAAATACTAATATGTTTAAGAATCGAATTTGTCCTGTTCTATATTATTATCGTACTGTGATGGCAACTTTCAATTGGTGTATAATCGGCATATTACTTAAGATTTGACTGACACATGTCtccatcatttgttattattaGATGATTGTTATGGTGTATGaaagagtaaaaaaaaaatcaatatttaatttaaGAAGTAATAAACATTAGATACCAATCGATAGCCACTATAGAATTGGCCTTATTATTAACAATTTTGCCATGATGCATGATAACTTACAGGACGAATTGTTATGGGGAGCCGCATGGCTAAGGAGGGCCACGAAGGACGATAATTTCCTGAACTACATTCAAAGCAATGGCAAAACGCTTGGTGCTGAGGATAATATCAATGAGTTCGGTTGGGACAACAAGCATGCTGGGCTCAACGTTCTTGTCTCCAaggtatttaattaattaaaagccACCAGATCACACAACTTGTGTAATATGGTTTGTTATACAATATATAATTTTGTTGGTTCATCAGGAAGTGGTAGAAGGAAACGTATATTCTCTAGAATCATATAAGGCCTCAGCAGAGAGCTTTCTGTGCACATTGATACCAGAAACAGCAGCAAGCTCTCACATAGAGTACTCCCCCGGTGGACTGATATACAGGCCAGGTGGCAGCAACTTACAGCACGCAACTTCAATCGCTTTCCTTGAATTGGTTTATGCTAACTACCTCTCTCGCACCTCTCAAGACATAAACTGCGGCAACGTTTATGTTAGTGCCCAGACACTTCGCCAGCAAGCAAAGAAACAAGTTGATTACATCCTGGGGGATAATCCAATGAGGCTATCGTACATGATTGGGTACGGCAACAATTATCCACAGCGAATCCATCATCGCGGCTCTTCTTTGCCCTCTGTCAAGGATCATCCTCAGGTGATCGCTTGCAAAGAGGGTTCAACCTATTTTAACTCGACGGGTCCTAACCCGAATGTTCTTGTTGGAGCTGTTGTGGGAGGACCAGGACAAGATGACGTATATGTGGATGATAGGGCTGATTTTAGGAAGTCCGAGCCTACCACATATATTAATGCTCCATTTGTTGGGGTTTTGGCATACTTTGCTGCTAATCCCAATCCGTGATTACTGCTAATTACATACATACGTACAAGAGGGTCCAagcttatatatattttatatatacacACTTCTTTTTTGTGTAAATGAGAGAAAGAAAGATATACATAGGACGACGGAGGAGATCAGCTTGCTTGTGTTGGGTGTATAGGAATATTACAAGATTTGTTTTCAAGTCACAAATGTACGTAGCTCGTGCGTGACTACTTTTTTTAAGTGTTTATTTCTCTGGATTTTGCTAAACAAAAGAGTGATCTTGGTTTGATAAAGTATTTTGGATAGATGTTTGTTTTTTAGaagtataaattaaaaaaattatatgcttGTCCTTGAAGTATTTAAAAGATAGAAGTGCTTTTAAAAGCATCtaaagtaaaaaattttaaaattaatttatatttattaaaattaaaaattctaatataattttatatattgattaaattttaaatttaatatatttatgNNNNNNNNNNNNNNNNNNNNNNNNNNNactataatatttttttattttagaagttATTTTATTAAACATCATTATAATGtttgtgtttattaaaatttatttttagattaATTTTATCTAATAATACCAAACCAATATTTAGTATATGTTATGCATGTTTGTTGACAGTTGACTGCCTTAAATTTGGAAATCAATATTAATGCAGTTTCTTTTAGTTTTGGTTTTACTCTATATTTAAACAGTAATGCTAAAggaaaaaaatgttaaataaatgttttggtaattttttactaaattcttttttattaccaaatattTGCTATAGTTAAAAGCACTCACAGCAGTAGTTCACGTGATTCACCAAACAATTGAGCATTATTTATACTATTTGATTCGGTTGTTATAAGTCAGTCATAATATATAGACAAATAATTCAGACATAAATACATTATTCTACTATAATTTGATTAAATACTATATCAGCATTACCATTCTCATAATGGTCATTCACCTTCATTCTAGTAATCGAATATTTAAATCAATCGCTAACTCACTCTCCATAACACTATTAAACTCCAAATCTTATGCAAATCTCAGTACGCGGTGTAAACTTTGtaaaattagcaaataattaattaataaattaaattttaataaaataaattagaaatgtaaattttatagtaaaataaaatagagttaagtaaaatatgaattttgacattaattttaaagaatttaatttaaaattagaccAAACAAATCAAATCGAACAAATCGAACCCAgaatgggcccaaggcccaattcGACCCAACAACATGTAATCAAAGCAcagcttctcttctttcttctcttcattcACGCTGCAACATTAttggagaaggaaagaaaaaagacAAATCCTAACATTCAATTCAAATCACCATAGTTTTTTACTCCGAACTCCAATTGCTGcaccgtttatggccacgcgACCACCACGTCGAGCTCTACGAATCTATCGGAATAATTTCATAGGTAACCCTCATTCTCACTCTAGTTTCTCTACcccttgaattttgaaatttggtgAGTATCTATATTGAgattttgttgattttggtactCTAGGTTTAATTTAACTTGCGGAACTTGTTGGGTTTGGTTCATTTGGTCCGTGGGTACGGTAAGGATCATTAACCCTAATGAATTCATTGATTTAGTGTATGGGTATTGAATTTTGTATATGGATATGTGAAAAATGTAttaggtgtatatatatatatatattggagcTTGAATTATGGGCATTGGTGGCTTGGTGGAGGATTGCTGGTGATAATACTTTTGTGATTTTGCACTTGTGGGGCTGTGTTTGGCTTTGGTGGGTTGCCTTGGGAaatacgtggaaatcggccaaggtatggtttaggtttcacgtatttaatatataatgttctatgaaaacttaggttagatgaccataggatatgtTGGAATGCATGAAAATATACAATGCTTAGCACCCTTGATGATGACTATGCTGTGAATTGATTATGTGTTGGGTGATTgttgttataataataataataatagtatgtTAAGTGTTGAGCTAGTGATGAATGATATGATGATATGATTATATATGTTGAGTAAGTAGATGATAACATTGTTAATGTAAAATGAGGAATTTAGGTTTGAGATTGTGTAATAATGAAGTATGATTGAAGGTGGTGTGATGTGAAGAATGTAGGGATGTGTTGGTATGCTATGATATGTTATTGTGTTGAATATAGGTATAAAAGTTTGGATTTGAGTTTGGTTTTCATAAAAATTGAGGTTTGAAATTTTTTGTGTAAAActgatttttggccgaacttcggcgagccataacttggcttccggactcccaaattatttcaaacttattttatatgaaaattgggtccgtgaagtttatgccatCCAAAGAACagatgaaaattattttaaaacgaaaaagttatgcgcgtcagaAGTTCAGAAGGGCAAAACTAAAAATTCTGCAACATTCAGCATTTTTGCTGATCTGCACAGCATGCGTACGCGACGCGACCAAACTCTTCGGGTTTGGTATCTTGCGTACGCGAGCAGTGTGTTTGCGTATGCGAACAATGATTTTTAAGGGGTTGCATACGCGACCACTTGCACACGACGCGACCAACTCTTCGGGTTGGGATTCTCGCGCACGCGAGCATGGATTTTCaaacgcccacgcgtacgcgtggcctttgTTTCAACAAATCTTGATTTTGTGTTTTTAAGGctaatttcaaacttctaaacttctattttcattcttttagccCTAAATCATAGTAGTAAGTCAAGTAATAAGATGAAGCTAGGAAATGGAGGTAGCTTGGGTGTGAAGCAAAGTTGGAAAATAGATGAATTGTATATGGAAATGTGTATTCTTGGAGTTTATACTGTACCATGGCTTAAATGATATGATTATACAATAATTAcaaatgattatgaatgttaTTGGCTTATACACTCtattatctgagacacgagttttcctgggtaaagtaccgtgggtTGCCATCTagtgttccaggttgagactcaatactctgttgaccctacgtcgtaagatGTGACCAGGCACTTATAAATTCCTAGGATGGTTGATCCCCATTGAGTAAAGTCTTATAtatgtatgaattatgaatgaaaagAGAacaagctatgcatagactcatagggatgcgcgacgggagatagtccagggtttagcagccggacttgtcgggttggcttgataaccgataaATGAGCCCCATCAGCCCTAGGACagacatacatcatgtgcatattatTTGCTTTGTTTGGTATGCATTAATtaggaatgcctaattgattataGTATGTTAACTGTTACACTTGCTAACTGTATTACGTGTACTCTACCTGTGTTTACCTTTGTCTGTATGTCTGTCTATGCAAATTCACCGGAGATGGATGAACAGAGAAAAAGTAGAAAGACTTAGTGTTAAGGTTAAGTTTAAGCTAGGTTTAGATATTCTTAGAAGACCACCCATTTATGGTTCCTGTTTTAgtactttaagttttataatctgagtgtcggcgttataggattgcctttggcattcccaagaccttatatcttatgtgcatggcacctttaccatgctgagaaccccggttctcattccatacaatattgttgtttttcagatgtaggtcgatgATGAGAGGAAAATtggtcggtatagaatttcacaataaattctaattgcaagtatagttctaaaccaacaatgaatcctcacatcaaatttaatatggttgtcattagttcaaccccaataaaataaccgagattattaatcccgggtcgttctccctaggaattacaatgaagtgctttattattggctatgaaggaatgttttggAGTTTTTGTAATAAggggcaagaaatataaatagcaaaagaaaaaagccaaatactaagaaagctcttggcaaggaataagaattagaagtcctatactcattatcatcatcaattgtgacaagaattgtccattgctccacttagttaacctctaactacgaagaaaagtcaagtggatataatcaacttgagtccgcaagtcctagtcaaatcctaaggaaagactaggttTAGTGGCATTctagtcaactagcaacttctaattatcaatcaacaaaagagtttgataactcaagggtctccaagtACTGATCAActcaagccaagaggagaaaaatctactttagaatccaaccaagcattttaccaaacacttagaaggcataaaaggaaagcataataaaatgacaagaaatataaaatctaacactaccaaatacaaggaaataacaataacaaagcaattaaacaataaaagagcataaaacatgaaattacattaaaggaaattaaaatcaacaaagtgcTCATAGATATAAAAGTagcaaaatagaagaaattaacaagaagaactaagagaacaaagatgtagcaacaagaaattgaaaggaaaagtagatgaaaacaagaattaaaatctagatctaagaagagattTGAATCTAATCTACCCTAAAAcgtagagagaggagagagcttttctctctagaattctaacttaaaatatgataaaaactaaactatcactacttggttcatcccccttcaatccttgagttcaatagcatcagaaaatgagttggattgggcccaaaatgagctagaaatcgctagCCATGAGTTGCTAAAAATGGCCCACGCTGATcctgcgacgcgcacgcatgggcgacaCGTGCGTGTCACCGAACTgcaaggcaactatggcaaaatgcatgtcattttgaagccccggatgttagctttccaactcaactagaaccgcctcatttggatctctgtagctcaagttatggtcgatttagtacgaagaggtcaggattgacagcttagcaattccttcatttctttatgagttctcccactttgcatgattttcttcattccttcaaccccatctttgccttctaatcctgaaattacttaacaaatatatcaaggcatcgaatgtaattaaagtgaattaaatttatcaatttttgggcctaaaaagcatgttttcactcttaagcacaatttaaggagaatttacaaaaccatgcgattttagtgaataaatgtgggaaaagttgataaaattccctaaattaagcacaagataaaccgcaaaattggggtttatcagtcgagaggcacctcggtaGGCGTTTGGAGTTCTGCAGCAAAGTGGATTACTTTGGATCCCTACTTTTGATACTTtgctatatatatgtatatcttCTCCTATTGTGTATATGAAAACTTTGCTTTACCTCTTAGAGGTTTTTTGGAGTACTAGGGTTTTTAAACATGTACTTTTGGGCTAAAGGTGATATAttttgtatgtaaatattctccggccagccttagcttcgcagacTGAGTTAGGGGCTTGTTATATTGTATTCTTGTCGCTCTATTCCTACTTTCTTACTTATGCTTATGAACCTTAGATTTCTTCGCACGTAAGTAATCTTGTTTCCTGAGCgttgcattttttttttagttttgcaATTTTGCTCTATCTATTTTTCAAGGCTACTCGTATATTGTATCCTTTTcaatattattatgtatatattttattttagtagtcgtaataccacaccaccgctgttttacggcttaagcgtaaagctctgtgtggtagggtgttacattatggtatcagagcagtttgttcctaTAGAGcttgagggacggactgactatgcttctgtacATTCTCTACATATATGTCTATGtgcttgatgagtccatatttgttggtatattttgactcaaattgAATGCATTCTAGTACGTGAACTCACACtcaagcaccaaaatagcatacttttgtgttatcTCCCTAATTTAGAtataaatgtgaaaatatgctcttttgtacttattttgactaattttattccatttaccttccattcgatatcttgatgttatttgtgagtgatttcagatgaataaggtaggaatggcttggtgagaatggaagaggagcatgcaatagggagaaagcatgaagaaaacaaaggaggagagcttagccatgcgtgcgtgcgcacaaggatgcatgcgtacgcacaagaaggaaATCAGCATGCGTGCGTGCACACAACCACCTGAGCGTACGCACAAGAACCCAAGCAGATCGAATCCATAGCATcgcaaagtgtgcgtgcgcacaaccctctctgcgtacgcacaagaggaaattCGGCGatgtgtgcggatgcacacatctgtgcgtccgcacaggtaccGGCACATGCATCCATTAAAAAGTCACATGCTGCGCGGTTTTAGGGGTCTCTAGGCCCATTTTTGAAGTGCTGGAGGCTGGTTTGAGAGGCTATATGAAGGGGAATGCAACACATATGAAGGGGgccatcttagaataggaaaaacacatagtaggagtaggagtagtgtagattaggaaattctctcttagggttttaattagggttgtagaattttatacttcaagttttgCTCTTGGATTTTactatctcattgtaagtatttctttaatttctcttttaattacattacttgtcctacactttcatctattttGATTTCTCTTGTCAATATTTACATAGTCTTACAATTTTGGATTCCTGgttgtttaatttgatgtttgatggcttttatatgtttgtttgagttgtctttattgattttgatcattcatggttcatagctttcattaatttaccaattttgtcatgttttatgtttatgcccactatgtgttcgataaaatgtcaattttgattatggggtaatttccaccccttggcttggggaaaattagtatatggattactagagccataatgtccaacatttagtgataattcttgggttgttagttgttattgtttccactaacactagctttttactaaggtaattagtaagctAGCTAGGaattgtggattaataacaattatgctcacttaacTTATCCTTCAATGTTAaaggttgacttagtgagattaatccatcataattatcatagttgtggttatggccagGAAGGGAtcccataactcatcccaagtcaaggtttcgtTTATGTTTTGAACTACTTTTTCATTACTTTATagatttacttgtccatattgcatacatagttcttttgttctttcattagtttattaattgcaatttagccttgttcttttatctctttatttgtttgtcTCCTTCTTATTAAAAATACTCCTTGTTTCCCACAACCAAAATTATATGCACTTGTGATCACTAGttcctaaggagaacgacccgagagtctaaatactctcggttaattgaattttaatttgatatttgattaagagaattcattgttggtttggactatgctactaacgaaTTTATTCTTGATTCCGAACCGGAAAAAGTTCTTTTAACAGTGCTATTAGGATATttaactgatatatgtggcataaacgttcatgagcatgcatttgggacttgaagcactagacttacaatattgagactgatcaacttgatatcacttgtttggtgtgtataggaaccagatgttGACTTGCGGATGCGGTTGCGGGTGAAGCAGAGGTAGAATAGGGAATGCTAATCCTGAACCGACAGGGAACAACCCTCTAGATTTCATGGCTGCCCTGGGAAACATGGCTACGGCTACACTGGCGATAGTCGAGGCATTGGGTAACCAGATAAACCATGGGAACAACGGGAATAATAATGAAGAGGGTCCAATGACACGTGCTTCCTTTCTAAAGGTTCACCCTCT includes:
- the LOC107609910 gene encoding endoglucanase 24-like, which codes for MAPNLSLRNVVPSLCLLLVLIGRGQRAWAHDYVDALSKAILFFEGQRSGFLPEDQRLKWRAHSGLSDGWTYNVDLTGGYYDAGDNVKFGFPMAFTTTMLSWSVVEFGEMMPPEELRNARVAIRWATDYLLKTVSQPNRIFVQVGDPISDHNCWERPEDMDTSRAVYAVDAPNPASDVAGETAAALAASSMVFLSSDPGYSETLLRNAVKAFQLADNYRGAYSDNSDVKGGVCPFYCDFDGYQDELLWGAAWLRRATKDDNFLNYIQSNGKTLGAEDNINEFGWDNKHAGLNVLVSKEVVEGNVYSLESYKASAESFLCTLIPETAASSHIEYSPGGLIYRPGGSNLQHATSIAFLELVYANYLSRTSQDINCGNVYVSAQTLRQQAKKQVDYILGDNPMRLSYMIGYGNNYPQRIHHRGSSLPSVKDHPQVIACKEGSTYFNSTGPNPNVLVGAVVGGPGQDDVYVDDRADFRKSEPTTYINAPFVGVLAYFAANPNP